From the genome of Salvelinus namaycush isolate Seneca chromosome 10, SaNama_1.0, whole genome shotgun sequence, one region includes:
- the enc3 gene encoding ectodermal-neural cortex 3 — translation MSVSNHENRKSRSSSGSMNIQLFHKTSHADSLLTQLNLLRKRRVFTDVVLRAGNRVFPCHRAVLASCSRYFEAMFSGGLRESRDAEVNFRDTLHPEVLELLLDYAYSARVIINEENAESLLEAGDMLQFHDIRDACSEFLEKNLAPSNCLGMMLLSDARQCQRLYELSWRMCLANFATLNKTEDFLSLPKDKVQELVFSEELEVEDESLVYEAVIDWVKADIERRLGDLPELLRCVRLALLPETYLLKNVASEELVMGHKVGREIVEDAVRCKMRILQNDGIVTGFCARPRKVSQALLLLGGQTFMCDKVYMIDNKTKEITPKTDIPSPRKECSACAIGCKVYVTGGRGSENGASKDMWVYDTLHDEWSKAAPMLVARFGHGTAELDHILYVVGGHTSLAGSFPASPSVSLKQVEQYDPQTNKWILVAPLREGVSNAAVVGAKNKLFVFGGTSVNRDKFPKVQCFDPVQNRWTVPASCPQLWRYTAAAVVGNHVVVIGGDTEFSASSAYRFNSETFQWSKFGDVMAKRISCHAVASGNRLYVVGGYFGAQRCKTLDCYDPSTDSWDSVTSVPYSLIPTAFVSTWKYLSA, via the coding sequence ATGTCTGTGAGCAACCATGAAAACAGGAAGTCCCGCTCTAGCTCTGGCTCCATGAACATCCAGCTATTCCACAAGACGTCTCATGCGGACAGCCTCCTGACCCAGCTCAACCTGCTCCGTAAGCGAAGAGTCTTCACTGACGTGGTCCTGAGGGCCGGGAACCGTGTCTTCCCTTGCCACCGTGCAGTGCTGGCCTCCTGCAGCCGCTACTTTGAGGCCATGTTTAGCGGAGGCCTGAGGGAGAGCCGCGATGCCGAGGTCAACTTCCGCGACACGCTGCACCCAGAGGTGCTGGAGTTACTGTTAGACTATGCCTACTCGGCCCGCGTCATCATCAACGAGGAGAACGCAGAGTCCCTTCTGGAGGCCGGGGACATGCTCCAGTTTCACGACATCCGAGACGCCTGCTCTGAgttcctagagaaaaacctggcaCCGTCCAACTGCCTGGGCATGATGCTGCTGTCAGATGCCCGCCAGTGCCAGCGGCTCTACGAGCTCTCCTGGAGGATGTGCCTGGCCAACTTCGCCACCCTCAACAAGACGGAGGATTTCCTTAGTCTCCCTAAAGACAAGGTTCAGGAGCTTGTGTTCAGCGAGGAACTGGAGGTGGAGGATGAGAGCCTGGTGTACGAGGCTGTGATAGACTGGGTAAAGGCGGACAtagagaggaggctgggtgacCTGCCGGAGCTGCTGCGCTGTGTGCGCCTGGCCCTGCTGCCCGAGACATACCTGCTGAAGAACGTGGCCTCTGAGGAGCTGGTGATGGGACACAAAGTGGGCCGGGAGATCGTGGAGGATGCAGTGCGATGTAAGATGAGGATCCTCCAGAACGATGGCATTGTGACAGGGTTCTGCGCCAGGCCCAGGAAGGTCAGCCAGGCCCTGCTTCTCCTGGGTGGTCAGACCTTCATGTGTGACAAGGTGTACATGATCGACAACAAGACCAAGGAGATCACCCCGAAAACTGACATCCCCAGCCCTCGTAAGGAGTGCAGCGCCTGTGCCATTGGCTGCAAGGTCTACGTGACTGGGGGGAGGGGCTCTGAGAACGGGGCCTCCAAAGATATGTGGGTCTACGATACCCTGCATGATGAGTGGTCTAAAGCCGCGCCCATGCTGGTGGCCAGGTTCGGACACGGGACAGCTGAGCTTGATCACATCCTGTACGTTGTAGGTGGACACACCTCTCTGGCCGGCTCCTTCCCAGCCTCTCCGTCAGTCTCTCTCAAACAGGTGGAGCAGTATGACCCACAGACCAACAAGTGGATCCTTGTAGCTCCTCTCAGAGAGGGGGTTAGCAATGCTGCAGTGGTGGGGGCCAAGAACAAGCTGTTTGTCTTCGGGGGCACCAGCGTCAACCGAGATAAGTTTCCCAAGGTGCAGTGCTTCGACCCGGTCCAGAACAGGTGGACGGTGCCTGCTTCCTGCCCTCAGCTCTGGCGCTACACGGCGGCGGCTGTCGTAGGCAACCACGTCGTAGTGATCGGTGGAGACACCGAGTTCTCGGCCAGCTCGGCCTACCGCTTCAACAGTGAGACGTTCCAGTGGTCCAAGTTCGGGGATGTGATGGCCAAGAGGATCAGCTGTCACGCGGTGGCGTCGGGCAATCGGCTGTACGTGGTGGGGGGATACTTTGGGGCTCAGAGGTGCAAGACCCTGGACTGTTACGACCCCTCTACAGACTCGTGGGATAGCGTGACCAGCGTGCCCTACTCGCTGATCCCCACAGCTTTCGTCAGCACCTGGAAGTACCTCTCAGCGTAG